CGTTGGTATCTTTTTCAGACGTGTTTCACACATACAAAAACGATATACTATATTTTCATGTGGTTTTATCACAGTTCAGAGGACTACGCGAAACGCGTGTCCTCACCCTCTGCGTGGAAAATGCTCATTAGTCAACTGCGATGGTTCTTACAGTTCGCTCGGCACACGGAAACACTCAACATACATCTTTTTGTACCATTTGTCAATGTGTGCCTAGAGTGCAAATCTCATACTGTATGTTATGTATGAGACTTCGTCCATTGGTAAATTATTGTGCCTGAGAACATTTGCTGCCCCACTGCAAAGTGTAACAGTTTGGGTCATTTAAGGGAATTCAGTCAATGCAAGATTATATCAtgttcatttgcatatttaattatGTTGTTTTATGTCCTATGTGACGATGTTTTCATTTTGTAGAGGAGACCTATAGTACCTAGTAGAAATCATGCCTTAAGTGTTTGTTTAGTCCATTGTATCAGAAGTGCTTCACTACATGTGATCATCCCTTGGTAACCACCTCTTGCATCACTGAAGTGAGGATGTTGATCAATTAAGGAGATTGATTATATGTAACTTGTAGAACATAGAACCAActttaaaaacagcaaaaaactgACACCTGTTTAAAGGGCAACGTTTTTCATGTTGGTTCTCTTGTTTACCTTTTTTGCAGTGTATTATACCAGGTAAATaagcagtttgtttgtttgtgaatgttACATCTACAGACAAGCCAACACATTGAATATCCAAATATTTCACCTCTCCAAACGTCCCCCTGCCCATCCATAAAATCTGATGCCCTAAAGACACATTATTACTGTgtaagagagaagaaagggaaagggaacaaAGGAAAGGAGGGGGAAAGTGTACTTCGGAAGAGAAGGGCAATGCTAGACTGGCATTTACCTATCTAAGTGTATTGCATCCTTTATTTTCCATGTTATTATGACATACCTCTCATCCAGCTCAGACAAATCTCAGGCGAGGATTAGACATCTTTTTTTGCATAAATGAGGCTCCTAAGATGAAAACGggctgtttttatttttctgacaGTAGATGTATCAATGTTCataattgtgcgtgtgcgtgtgcgtgtgcgtgtgtgtgtgatgagagagacAGGTGAGGGACTGTAAAGTTAGTTTGTACTTGCACAATGTGGTTTAAAGGGTAAATGGCTATGGAACATTATCCTTTAGGATGGCAAGAGAGAACCTTCTAGTGTAAATAGTTTGGTGGATAATGGCAGTATTGTAGTTTTTAATGACCTTGTACAtaatgcttgtttgttttttttcccttgcatTTGAAAAAGGTAAATGGATTTTAACCAAACTAAAAGGAATGTGGGAAAATAATTTCCTAATTATCGACTTTCAGTGTCTGTCTTGTTATAGCATCTTGTATTTTGTTTAATTTGAAAAAAAGGGATTTTCTCTGTTGCAAAACACAGGTCAAAAtgttattcatttttttccccagtaGTATTGACCTGAGACACCACCACTTAGCCAACACATCTAAACATTCTACCTTTGTCTTTTCTTAATGTCAAGCCATTTTTATCATGTCTTCTATGTCATCTTTTTATGTCATCTTTCTGACATCACAttgcatataatataatatttcagTGAGGGTCAGAGTTTTACTCACATTGTGAACAGAATCTGTTGGAAGAAGTTTAAAGGTCATAAGGGCAATGTTGATGGTCAATCATAACGGGTTCCACAAATATCAGCGTGATAAGTACATATACAATGTCAAGGCTCAGAATGGTTAATGCTATGGTTATCTGACTTCAATTAACTCTGTTCTTACAAGGAAATATCTGTGTTCACTTATCTTTTGAACAAAGCATTTTTTAAAATTGGTGAAGTTTCAAGATTTTATGATATCTGAAATGGAAACCTTTAAGAAGCTGTTTGACATAAGGTGGCTTCTTTCCACCTAGTGATTGGTTATCAATGTGAGCAgagcaacaaaaaaaatgcacgctTTCTTTCTGCAGTGTAtcatgacagttttttttttcctgttctctTTTCTATATGAAATACAAATTGTACCAATGTGCTTTACACTTTCTAAGTAGACATATTTGTCCTTAACGTTTATATATTTTAAAGTGAGTAATTGTTGCCCTTGGAATGTTGTTGAACTTTGTCTGCTCTGCTACATTAAATGGCAGTTTTAAAATTGATCTGGTCATTCTGTTTGtgtgaatgaattgaaatgtatTTCAAAATGGGTTCAGTAAGGCCTTTTCAAAATGACACAGTTCTGGAAATGACAATTGTGCGAGTAAAACGAACCCTGAAGGGTTCCCTGTGCGCACCTGAAACTTTCTTGTTGGAGAATGTTTCTGGTGCACACCTGAATCTTTCTTTACTAGCCTACGTAAAAAAACAAGGAATATGTAAAAGTATAAAAGATAAAATGTTCTCAGTCTGCGGTTGAAATGAACAAGACCCATCTAAAAATAAGCATAGGCCTTCTATGTAATTCATATGGATATGGGTTGGAGGGGGAAATAAATCTGTCCATTGcattataggcctatttgaagaTCAAATTACATGATTCCATCTTTCTTGGCATCTGCACTTAACATGttctttttacctccgccaaggagatatGTTTTCGGTcgagttggtttgtctgtctttgttgtctgtcagcaggataactcaaaaacttatgaacggatttggattaaATTTTGTGAGTTGTTGGAATTGATGAaagaaacaagtgattacattttggtggtgatccagatcacaatctggatccaggatttttttaaagattcttcaccactgCTGGATAAGGggcattttgacattccagtttttaataaaataaaaaagagggcagAACGACTTGGGAGGAGGCGTGTGTAACCACATGTAtagataggggtgtaaataatctaATGTTTTGTCAAaccgcttccttggcggaggtctgcactctctgagtgcatttctagtttctgaTGTGGCCTCGGGCCCAGGGACTGGCAGGGAGAGCTCTGTCGGGCCCACAGCCGGTTTACGAAACCCTCTCTGGTCgggcccagagccatctaataacagagttacgccactcccatagacctctatggaccaatctttccacagcaatggcggctctcatggagcctcacggagagttaacatggaaatccccattgactttagttctattagaagttacttagttccaggaggtggcggtataacacagaaaatgtggtaaaggtcatgtaatttgtttgtacttaatctttgtttggtatgtgatggttctgtgttagtttccaacgaacagaagtttactgttaagaaacattttaatctacgcgaatcacatcaccaaccgacttcctggtccccggtttgcgcaactctgttattagatggctctggtcggGCCCACAGACCTGTAATTGGTCGGGCCTCTGTGGCTCTTCTGAACTACAATACCCAGAAGCTGTTTGCGCCGGAAGTGTTTGGAGCGCTTCCTATGTCATCGGCGAATCGCCGCCATGAGGCCCTTTTCCGTCGTAAAGGAGTGCGGAGTGGAATCGTGTTCACAAGTGAGTACGAAAATTATGAAAATAGCCTTATTTTTACCCATATTTTGTGTCTCTTTCGAGTATTTCGTATGCGTAGATTACTTGTGCACCTATGTTGAGCGTGATGTCGGTCAGAGTTTTTGTCTTTGTGCGTTAATGTTTGTCAAAGTTATTCCATGTCACTTGCTGTCTATCCATGTGTGCCTTGCCTTGTTGGACGTATCATGGGGTAGCCAACTGGCTAGCTGGTCTAGCAAACGTGTCTTGTGAATTCAACAGACTTCCACAAGCAGTGGATTATAGTCTTAACGTTACCGACCGCTTAGACATATCTTCATGTTCAAAAATTGCAGACGTCATAACTCGGAATAAActtcttgttttgtgtaataCCCAATAGTCTGACGCTAACGTTAGCCTCTATTGGATGGAAGGTGGTGGTAATGTGTCGCAACTAACTCTGTACTTGGATGCTTTGCGTTGTAGACATGATATTGTGGTATTGTCACATCTATTAGTTAGTTTAGTAACTGTTTTATACTGTGCATTTAGAAGTCAGAATTAACTGGCGTGAACAATTCAACTTGTGTAGATAGTGGCTAACAGTGTGCCTTTCCAAGAACACCCAAGTTCGCTACTGTGAAACTCGCATGAGTCGAGACTAGAGTCACATCCTGACATACACTGTTGTTTTGGTGTGCTATAGTCCTCGTAGAGAAATTGTCTTTGCTAATTCATTGACCGCTGCTCCTCATTTGCCCGGTCAATCACCCGCTCAGAAACAactattttttttgtgaaaccTGCATGTATCGAACTTGCGTGTTTATGAATACTGACTTGTCAGGCTCAGGCTTCAAGGTCTGCTGTGAAATCTCGCATGTTGCCATTGCCATCATCTTACTGTTTTTTTGACGTCTTGAATTTCACAGAATGACAGACTGGGAGACCGCGCCGGCTGTTGCCGAAACCCCAGAGATCAAGCTCTTTGGGAAATGGAGCACAGATGATGTTCAGATCAACGACATCTCCCTGCAGGTGAGGGCCATTGACTATTAGTTTACACCAGTTTTGTGTTGTCTTAACCTTATGTTAACAACTAACTTTGTATGaattttgtgtgcatttgttgaCTGAGGCCTAACATTTATTAAAGAAAGTCAAGGCTATGCAGTCCAGCatagtccattgtagtccagtgggcCAGTTGCAGcattttagcagcatagttggaggaGCAAAGTCACATAATGCAAGCTGTTCTTGATAGTGGAGATCtgagagtgcaggtaaggtgcagtcatattgagcagttccataggttgtgtgttgcagtgtgtgtttcCTCTCTTTAGAACGAGACTTAGAGTCACATCCTGACATACACTGTTGTTTGGGTGTGCTAAAGTCCTCGTAGAGAAATTGTCTTTGCTAATTCATTGGCCGCTGCTCGTTTATTTGCCCGGCCAATCACCCGCTCAGAAACATACTTAATTGATTTTCTTGTTTGAAATCAATGTGAAAATCTGTTTGTGCACCCCGTACCCTCTATCTCCTCCCATCTTATTAACTGGTGACTTATGCACCTGCCATGTCTCTCCACCACCAGGATTACATTGCCGTCAAGGAGAAGTACGCCAAGTACCTCCCCCACTCCGGCGGGCGCTATGCTGCCAAGCGTTTCCGCAAGGCCCAGTGTCCCATCGTGGAGCGTCTGACCAACTCCATGATGATGCACGGACGCAACAATGGCAAGAAGCTCATGACCGTGCGCATTGTGAAGCACGCCTTCGAGATCATCCACCTCCTGACTGGCGAGGTACGAAGTGAAAACCACATCATACTGTAGGGTGGGCTATTATGACACCCACCACAGCACTTTAGCTCAACACATCTCACTATAGAGCTGTAGAAATAACATGCCTTCCTAATTAAAGTTGGTATGTCCCATATTGTAATATGCCCCCCAAATAACTTAAGATGTGTAATTTGTCCTGAAAGAAATGTGTCGGGGTAAGGTGCAGTCATTTTGAGCAGTTCCATAGGTTGTGTTGCAGTGTGTTTGTTTCCTCTCTTTAGAACGAGACTTAGAGTCACATCCTGACATACACTGTTGTTTTGGTGTGCTAAAGTCCTCGTAGAGAAATTGTCTTTGCTAATTCATTGGCCGCTGCTCCTCATTTGCTCGGTCAATCACCCGCTCAGAaacataatttttttgtgaaaccTGCATGTATcaaacagcagcagcactctTCAATATATCTGCTGTGCTCTTCTTCTGTTCCAGAACCCCCTGCAGGTTCTGGTGAATGCCATCATCAACAGTGGACCTCGTGAGGACTCCACCCGTATTGGTCGCGCCGGTACCGTCAGGAGGCAGGCTGTGGACGTGTCCCCACTGCGTAGGGTGAACCAGGTACGCTCAGGAGGAAACTCTTATGCAGTGACATACCGGTACATTTGAAATctacaatccagttccacatattctgAAACACCTatgtttacctgtccaattcggGCATTTAGGCATGTCttttgaaatatgtggcactggattgtagcttctgaaatCATCGCTGCTCCAATGTATGTTGCAACCTCTACTCTTGAGGAGTTGTAGAATTATTTATGCTAGTGATGTATGTAAGGGAGTTGAAAATGTGTGTTCCATTTTAGCAGCCGTTTACGCTACAGACTATACTGATATGATATGAGATGGGTTGAAAGTGATATAATTCCCATTTCTTTGTCGCCATCACTTTTCCTGAGGTTTTGAATGTGAAAACGACAGTAAATTTTACATGCATCACCTGCTATTGACCAAAGTGAAATGGACCCGTGTGCGCACTGCTCTCTGAAGAGACTTTCTTTGTTGGGCATGTCTGTTATCGAGACTCAGAGTCACATCCTGACATACACTGTTGTTATGGTGTGCTAGAGTCCTCGTAGAGAAATTGTCTTTGCTAATTCATTGGCCGCTGCTCATTTCTTTGCCCGGCCAATCACCCGCTCAGAAACATTTTCACTTCACGTTTGACACCTTTTGTTGTGTAGTAGGACTTTAAATAGGCAGTATTTTTATTCAATAAACAGACATTTTAATGCAATTATGTCAACAAAAACGTACAGAGCTCTCGTATGTTGGCTcctgtgctaatgtgtgtcttgtgtgtctccCTTCCAGGCTATCTGGCTGCTGTGCACTGGTGCCAGAGAGGCTGCCTTCAGGAACATTAAGACCATTGCTGAGTGCTTGGCTGATGAGCTCATTAACGCAGCTAAGGTAAGCCATAGTTGTTGTAGCTAATGGAAGGAGGCTTGGCCCACTAGGACTCAAACCCAGAGCTTTTCGGGTATCAAAGCTGGCATCCtggccgctacaccaaagagctagGCTTGTTGGCATGACTGAGTTCACCCACAACCTTAGTGGTCAGTCAGTTATATGCACTGTATGGTTTTATGGTTTACATATAACTATGTACAATGTGTTCACGTGACTCTAAGCCTTAAAATGGTTATTCAGCAAAGGCATGTTCTCCCATTGAAAATTAGCATTTTTCATATGAGCCCAATGTTAAACATTTTGCTGTCTATTGTCCCTTGACTGAGCGAGACTAGAGTCACATCCTGACACCACTACATTGTCCTGGTGTGC
The Engraulis encrasicolus isolate BLACKSEA-1 chromosome 20, IST_EnEncr_1.0, whole genome shotgun sequence genome window above contains:
- the rps5 gene encoding 40S ribosomal protein S5, with product MTDWETAPAVAETPEIKLFGKWSTDDVQINDISLQDYIAVKEKYAKYLPHSGGRYAAKRFRKAQCPIVERLTNSMMMHGRNNGKKLMTVRIVKHAFEIIHLLTGENPLQVLVNAIINSGPREDSTRIGRAGTVRRQAVDVSPLRRVNQAIWLLCTGAREAAFRNIKTIAECLADELINAAKGSSNSYAIKKKDELERVAKSNR